A genome region from Penicillium psychrofluorescens genome assembly, chromosome: 3 includes the following:
- a CDS encoding uncharacterized protein (ID:PFLUO_005650-T1.cds;~source:funannotate) — MAAPLVRQLGCLRLTPSIQQPAIRRCISTIYSARREPTPLPSNVPEQFLSQLPTRLKKEAEGPKKIKIYPPPPSSRAACKDPVAKVTETQLSVLDPKGERKALFDYRRNPRSVKPGDILRVTFKNGDPFNGVCLSIRLRGIDTSFLLRNELMRVPVEMSVKAFSPNVKSVEIVQRSQIKRRRARLFHMRDRKHDRRSVENLVDSYIKQKRAFMGKR; from the exons atggccgctCCACTCGTGCGGCAGTTGGGCTGCCTCAGATTGACACCTTCAATCCAGCAACCTGCCATCCGTCGATGTATCTCGACGATCTACTCCGCGAGGCGCGAACCCACTCCTCTCCCCTCGAACGTCCCCGAGCAGTTCCTGTCGCAGTTACCAACGCGCctgaagaaggaggccgaagGCCccaagaaaatcaaaatctaccctcctccgccatcgTCTCGTGCTGCATGCAAAGATCCCGTGGCCAAGGTCACCGAGACGCAATTGTCGGTCCTTGACCCTAAAGGCGAACGCAAGGCCCTATTCGACTACCGCCGGAACCCGCGCAGTGTCAAGCCTGGTGATATCCTGCGGGTAACTTTCAAGAATGGCGACCCGTTCAATGGCGTCTGCCTGAGCATCCGCTTGCGCGGCATTGACACCTCGTTCTTGCTGCGGAACGAGCTCATGCGTGTTCCGGTCGAGATGTCTGTCAAGGCTTTCAGCCCCAATGTGAAGAGCGTGGAGATTGTCCAGAGATCACAGATTAAGCGCAGAAGGGCGCGCTTGTTCCATATGAG AGACCGCAAGCACGACCGCCGCAGTGTCGAGAACCTCGTGGACAGCTACATCAAGCAAAAGAGAGCCTTCATGGGCAAGCGGTGA
- a CDS encoding uncharacterized protein (ID:PFLUO_005651-T1.cds;~source:funannotate), which yields MVKPYLGLRGKSLVRAMIISVVMPSYFMLGYNNAAAGGLLELDTFVEQFPSLDTVHTEGAKQAQNARIQGTIVALYTVGCMIGSLCCLKLGDIFGRLKTIMIGAVITVVGSVLLSSSFTLAQLPVSRLVLGIGFGCITSTVPVWQSESSPAEHRGALVCLEGLFASGGLAISQWVELGFSFTEGSINWRFPWALPILFAAWILICIPFLPDSPRWLVRKGRVEEAIRILAILTDLPEDSPEVAAGIQKMQESLAEMGKGSLLGLFRNKGDRLMNRTLLAMFATFSQQMNGAGVIGFYTTTIFAEFGRRVLMIIGSVGMGATFILLTATIAYAEQSRACAIVAASCVFIYGFFFSIGALGVNYLYGTEVAPLSYRVPIYALSSTTLWASNFLVVEITPIGVANLGYKFFIVFAVLNLCLILPVVYFFFPETRMQSLESLDLVFSSAKSPFHVVKNARDISRQAWHRNDVTETGKTELSEVSHHEL from the exons ATGGTGAAACCTTACTTAGGTCTGCGAGGCAAGAGCCTTGTGCGTGCGATGATCATCTCGGTTGTCATGCCGTCTTATTTCATGCTAGGTTACAACAATGCCGCCGCTGGGGGTTTGCTCGAGCTTGACACCTTCGTGGAACAATTTCCTAGCTTGGACACCGTGCACACGGAGGGAGCTAAGCAGGCGCAGAACGCACGCATTCAGG GTACCATCGTGGCGCTTTATACTGTCGGATGCATGATAGGATCTCTTTGCTGCCTCAAGCTTGGTGATATATTTGGCCGCCTTAAAACCATCATGATTGGAGCCGTGATAACTGTGGTTGGATCTGTTCTCCTTTCAAGCAGCTTTACATTGGCCCAACTGCCCGTTAGCCGCCTGGTATTAGGAATCGGGTTCGGATGCATCACGTCTACGGTGCCCGTCTGGCAGTCGGAATCTTCCCCGGCGGAGCACCGAGGTGCTCTTGTCTGCCTTGAGGGACTCTTTGCCAGCGGCGGTTTGGCCATTTCACAATGGGTAGAGTTGGGATTCTCATTCACTGAGGGGTCCATCAACTGGCGGTTCCCATGGGCGCTGCCCATCTTGTTTGCTGCTTGGATTCTCATCTGCATTCCTTTTCTCCCTGATTCCCCTCGCTGGTTGGTCAGGAAGGGGCGAGTGGAAGAAGCCATTCGTATCCTGGCTATTTTGACCGACCTCCCTGAAGACTCTCCAGAAGTTGCGGCGGGCATTCAGAAAATGCAAGAATCCCTGGCCGAAATGGGCAAGGGAagccttcttggtcttttccGCAACAAGGGTGATAGACTCATGAATCGAACCCTTTTGGCCATGTTTGCCACATTTTCCCAGCAGATGAACGGAGCTGGCGTTATCGGGTTCTACACCACCACAATCTTTGCAGA ATTTGGACGTCGAGTCTTAATGATAATTGGTTCTGTTGGAATGGGAGCCACCTTCATTCTCCTTACCGCCACTATTGCCTATGCGGAACAGAGCCGGGCTTGTGCTATTGTTGCTGCAAGCTGTGTGTTCATCtatggcttcttcttctcgattGGTGCTTTGGGTGTCAACTATCTCTACGGCACTGAGGTTGCACCTTTGTCATACCGTGTCCCCATCTACGCCTTGAGTTCAACAACGCTCTGGGCCTCCAATTTTCTTGTCGTTGAGATCACACCCATTGGTGTGGCGAACCTGGGCTACAAATTCTTCATCGTCTTTGCTGTCTTGAACCTTTGCTTAATACTACCTG TTGtttacttcttcttccctgaGACACGTATGCAGTCTCTTGAGTCTCTAGATTTGGTATTTAGCAGCGCCAAGTCACCTTTCCATGTGGTTAAAAATGCCAGAGATATCTCCCGGCAGGCATGGCACCGCAATGATGTTACGGAGACTGGAAAGACGGAATTATCAGAAGTATCCCATCATGAACTTTGA
- a CDS encoding uncharacterized protein (ID:PFLUO_005647-T1.cds;~source:funannotate): MATQSLPSTPKPASGVTTPQSGTPGKWRHPQLNEIVRRQNAATFGDKNVRKLVWNGVALVMVWGLGNTLKVYSHQLFNSNPFYDEFGLVFLQLFLLFNILAALYPLFRPKDDLSDIPLTPTQRVLLGLDPTVTPPVTPGTAFVTPPRYRLSTSRKASPASRQSVSPMSATPSFSDRRVSTGSPFSPASSPLLHKTAFNGGRESGRRQSIGSASPLARSSFGESSGGPSSPSPLGSKRRSLGLSNKWLYERSRRLSASNGAL, encoded by the exons ATGGCGACCCAATCACTACCCTCTACACCGAAACCGGCCTCTGGAGTGACAACTCCCCAGTCTGGCACCCCGGGCAAATGGCGCCATCCCCAGTTGAACGAGATCGTCCGGCGGCAAAACGCCGCTACATTTGGCGATAAGAACGTGCGGAAGTTGGTGTGGAATGGAGTTGCACTAGTGATGGTCTGGGGGTTAGGGAATACACTCAAAGTATA CTCGCACCAACTATTCAACAGCAATCCGTTCTATGATGAGTTCGGACTGGTATTCCTGCAACTgtttctcctcttcaacATCCTCGCGGCCTTGTATCCTCTCTTCCGGCCCAAGGACGATCTCTCCGACATCCCACTCACCCCCACACAACgcgttcttcttggcctAGATCCCACGGTCACACCGCCAGTGACGCCTGGGACCGCATTCGTGACCCCTCCGCGATACCGGCTTTCGACCTCGCGCAAGGCCAGTCCGGCCAGCCGGCAGAGCGTCTCGCCGATGTCTGCGACCCCCAGCTTCTCTGACCGTCGCGTCTCTACCGGGTCGCCTTTTTCGCCAGCATCGAGCCCCCTGCTGCATAAAACTGCTTTCAATGGAGGTCGCGAAAGCGGTCGCAGACAGAGCATTGGGTCCGCGTCACCGCTGGCTCGGTCCTCGTTTGGGGAATCCAGCGGTGGGCCTagttctccgtctccactGGGAAGTAAGCGGAGGAGTTTGGGTTTGAGCAACAAATGGCTTTATGAGAGGAGTAGAAGGCTTTCTGCTAGTAACGGCGCTCtttga
- a CDS encoding uncharacterized protein (ID:PFLUO_005648-T1.cds;~source:funannotate), with protein sequence MASHPSPVEQLDALVANVLADWNIYTTVLAGILVAFVLYSVFSTKDPDVHPFLLARQSTAAPVRLSGQSAAYRSLETPHGFPLRLGLNVKDPGAPKWTGGRRGDLRDIWRTAVRGAVNEDGTPSGKKGKIYTVLGREIAERSLDQVTQEINVIGQHLQKVKAKTVAVCLTDSTELLAAIFAGAFYDFKTVLVPHNLSPEILSAHLKEAQADVLIAEAGSLDLSVISKANKQLSLALWVAKSGSRHMDWNEVPKDAKKSLQVAVWHELVESSKDLAGFEVPSYDPTTKTPTVSTIWPSSKELGVFIEFKPENLVSAVGALGSALPRTERLNPDDVVLSIDSLSRSYPLCQIMSALFSNASIALNSVAGEKVDFALATAGVSPTVIIASSGTMSDYHRKIMQPHTGPVSRLGRSLQARSLDAGYMPSQNFFSQITHVGPTAELSLDKLRLLCISHRFDASPTTRLTSEQLTDLRIFTGARVVYALTAPGVAGAVAQTNAFDYRRLQGPSHFGAPLSSTEITLTNISESSPSEDGPIEGDINVAGPAVVAPSMTLVARGRISIDNTLELCP encoded by the exons ATGGCTTCTCATCCTTCGCCTgtggagcagctggatgcTCTGGTTGCCAATGTACTGGCGGACTGGAATATCTACACCACCGTCCTCGCCGGTATCCTAGTTGCATTTGTGCTGTATAGCGTCTTCTCGACTAAAGACCCGGATGTTCACCCATTCCTGCTGGCTCGTCAGTCCACCGCAGCTCCGGTGCGTCTGTCGGGCCAGTCGGCAGCCTATCGAAGCTTGGAAACGCCCCATGGATTCCCGCTGCGTCTGGGATTAAATGTCAAGGACCCCGGCGCACCTAAGTGGACCGGCGGCCGAAGAGGTGACCTGCGGGATATCTGGAGGACTGCCGTTCGAGGTGCCGTGAATGAGGACGGGACCCCCTCCGGAAAGAAGGGCAAGATCTATACGGTGCTGGGCAGGGAGATAGCGGAGCGTTCGCTGGACCAGGTCACGCAGGAAATCAATGTTATCGGTCAACACCTTCAGAAAGTGAAGGCCAAGACGGTGGCGGTCTGCCTGACGGACTCCACTGAGCTGTTGGCTGCTATTTTTG CGGGTGCCTTTTACGACTTCAAGACGGTTCTTGTTCCCCACAACCTGTCACCCGAGATCTTGTCCGCCCACTTGAAGGAAGCTCAGGCGGATGTCCTGATTGCAGAGGCTGGGTCACTCGACCTGTCCGTGATTTCCAAAGCTAACAAGCAACTCTCGCTGGCACTCTGGGTCGCGAAGTCTGGCAGTCGTCACATGGACTGGAATGAGGTTCCTAAAGACGCCAAGAAAAGCTTGCAGGTAGCAGTGTGGCATGAATTGGTCGAGTCAAGCAAGGATCTTGCTGGCTTTGAAGTACCCAGCTACGACCCGACCACAAAGACCCCTACAGTGAGCACCATTTGGCCCTCTTCCAAGGAACTCGGTGTGTTCATTGAATTCAAACCAGAG AATCTCGTGTCTGCTGTTGGCGCTCTGGGCTCCGCGTTGCCTCGAACGGAACGTTTGAATCCAGACGATGTCGTGCTATCCATTGACTCGCTCTCTCGCTCCTACCCTCTCTGCCAGATCATGTCTGCCCTGTTTTCCAACGCATCCATTGCGTTGAACTCGGTTGCTGGGGAAAAGGTGGACTTCGCCTTGGCCACAGCAGGCGTGTCTCCCACAGTGATCATTGCATCGTCAGGCACCATGTCCGATTATCACCGCAAAATCATGCAACCGCACACTGGGCCTGTATCTCGTCTCGGACGTTCCCTCCAAGCACGGAGTTTGGATGCAGGGTATATGCCATCGCAGAATTTCTTTAGCCAAATCACGCACGTTGGCCCGACGGCGGAGCTTTCTCTTGACAAACTTCGTTTGTTGTGCATTTCCCATCGTTTCGACGCCAGCCCCACAACCCGCCTGACTTCCGAGCAGTTGACTGATCTTCGGATCTTTACTGGCGCCCGTGTTGTTTATGCACTGACTGCACCAGGCGTTGCGGGTGCAGTTGCGCAAACTAATGCCTTCGACTATCGACGCCTGCAGGGCCCGAGTCATTTTGGTGCTCCTTTGAGTAGCACCGAGATCACTCTGACCAATATCTCCGAGTCTTCGCCATCCGAGGATGGGCCTATAGAGGGAGAT ATCAATGTGGCTGGCCCTGCCGTTGTCGCTCCGTCTATGACTCTCGTCGCTCGGGGACGTATCAGCATTGATAATACCCTGGAACTGTGTCCTTGA
- a CDS encoding uncharacterized protein (ID:PFLUO_005649-T1.cds;~source:funannotate): MAHSAMGRLLSGQRTLDSLRQSVSSLTQTRAMGTTSKVLPFKPTQVEELNQALHRFREELFIPFSLPGPQRKTMFKQSNAQRLLDEPITVDISENEQYTLKPLNKGEMPKRKDAVKVLDLMERNNTWENLFPFTVGLETANRNFKPEQWERIIAALGKNDKLHLAISCARYAKRTGLRLNNMDVVRRLFFEIHRTAQMADFEDKTTTNALSLAHQAVNLMEQNPEHAVKDASRDPKRQPFVIGTLLELAASRALLELNTVQGTEQVLMYARRLLACWPLGKFKFDPEHQDPQSMDTRLMEEVIVWNGLNMAIKVPGVAPAKDVYAQVKQRKQDIEGLIKKRLGSLSREEAEKKSLPGYRQAVVFFKDSLPKPEAGKAETPKAEASEP; encoded by the exons ATGGCGCACAGCGCCATGGGCAGGCTACTAAGTGGCCAGCGCACGCTCGACTCGCTGCGCCAGTCCGTCTCTTCCTTGACCCAGACTCGCGCCATGGGCACGACGAGTAAAG TCCTGCCTTTCAAACCAACACAGGTTGAGGAATTGAACCAGGCCCTACATCGATTCCGAGAAGAACTCTTCATCCCCTTCAGTCTCCCCGGACCCCAGCGGAAGACCATGTTCAAGCAAAGCAACGCCCAACGGTTGCTAGACGAACCAATAACAGTGGACATCAGTGAGAATGAGCAGTACACCCTAAAACCACTGAACAAGGGCGAGATGCCGAAGCGGAAAGACGCAGTCAAAGTGCTGGACCTGATGGAGAGGAATAACACCTGGGAAAACCTGTTCCCTTTCACCGTCGGCCTCGAAACAGCGAACCGAAACTTCAAGCCCGAGCAATGGGAGCGGATCATTGCCGCACTCGGCAAAAACGACAAGCTTCACCTTGCCATTTCGTGTGCCCGATATGCGAAGCGCACCGGTCTGCGGCTCAACAATATGGATGTCGTCCGGCGTCTATTCTTCGAGATCCACCGTACCGCTCAGATGGCCGATTTTGAGGACAAGACAACTACAAATGCGCTTTCTTTGGCTCATCAAGCCGTTAATCTGATGGAGCAGAACCCAGAACACGCAGTGAAGGATGCATCGCGGGACCCGAAACGCCAGCCGTTCGTGATCGGTACGCTACTGGAGCTAGCTGCATCGCGTGCTTTGCTTGAGTTAAACACCGTGCAAGGAACCGAGCAGGTCCTAATGTACGCACGGAGACTTCTGGCATGCTGGCCTCTGGGAAAATTCAAATTTGATCCCGAACACCAGGATCCCCAATCCATGGACACCCGGCTGATGGAGGAGGTTATCGTCTGGAATGGACTCAACATGGCAATCAAAGTCCCCGGTGTCGCACCGGCTAAGGATGTCTATGCCCAGGTGAAGCAACGGAAACAGGATATTGAAGGATTGATCAAGAAGCGTCTTGGTTCCCTGTCTagggaagaagcggagaagaaatCACTTCCTGGATACCGTCAGGCTGTTGTGTTTTTCAAGGATTCCCTTCCTAAGCCCGAGGCTGGAAAGGCTGAGACTCCTAAGGCTGAGGCTAGCGAACCATGA